The following DNA comes from Castor canadensis chromosome 4, mCasCan1.hap1v2, whole genome shotgun sequence.
TAATTTAAGTGACCTCCTAAGTTCTTCTATACATAAATTCAGGGAATTACTTGGCCCAACAGGATAAATTTGTTAAATGTTAACCCTAAATAGGGGGTTCTAATTACACTAAAGCCCCtcttaaaaaagacatttttcccAAGAATTAATGTCAGTtggaaaagggattttttttttttttttttttgctgccctTAAAGGGCTAGTAAAGTCAGTTTCTTACATGAACAGGAGTGGTTTGCcagtttcttttcagaaaaaggTTGGTTCTGTCTAAATAAGTAATGAATTCCCACATAGCTTAGAATTGTTTAAGGTATTAGCCTTTTCACATGGTTTTGGTGAAGCACATTTCCTAAGACAGGAAACACTTTAAAGGCATTCATTTTATCTATGAAATAAAGTGGTTTTATTTAAATGCAGTTTCATTGTCATTTCTGAAAAACAACCGTCTTCAGTTGTAGCACTGGTAAACAAGGAAATTCTAAGTAGGAAATGGTTGGGGCAAACTTTCTAACTGATTTTGTTAAAGTTTGTAGGTTACTGCTTCTAATGTTAACATTAAAGTGAATTTACACTCATGTTCTAAAGGGAGAGAAAATTTGTATGGTAAGATGAAGCCCATTTGTTTGGGAACCAAGTAGAAACACAGGCTTGGTTTTAAGCTTTCCAGAGTAAGCTACAATATGAAATACTCCTCTAAAGACTATCTCCGAGTAACGTCACAAAGTAGTGAATAAGCATGGTAATGTAAGGATTGTTAGCCTATCTAATTTGCAGTTTTAAAGCTTCATTATGTTTTACTCTGATTTTTAATCAGGTGGTCTGTAATggatttaaatgttttgtttgtaGTTCAATGAAATGTTTACAGAAAGAtaactttttcattaaaatattttttagaaatgtgtgtgtggttttgtcaCTTCACAGTGTTTGTGACTTAAATGTTTTGGGTATATTACAACTTTAGCATCAGGaagctttgaaatatttttgaaagatgtGGGTTCTATAAACTGGGAAATTGGTTAGAAgaaacagtattttaaattaaaagtccAAAGTTAACTGCTACTTAATACTTGTCTGACAGGATATTTAGGTTTTAAAAGACAACACATGAAACCATTGGGAGGTGGTACATGTAAAGAGTAAATAGGCaagtaaatacatgaaacaagCTGGGAAAGAAATGGGGCGTGTTAGAAATGTCTGGTTTCTTGCAAGGCAGTGAGTTAAACATTTTGTGGTTGAGGGTGAGTAGGGGAAAGAAGCTTACATGAAATTGGTCTTAATCTACCCTGCAATTTAACCCAAGTAAAAGTTAAAAGAGTGTTTAGTCACCTTAGTGACTGGTTTGataatttgtgattttttaaaattgtttttataccgTTGTGTATGTGGATTTCTAGCTTAAACTACATTAAGTAtataaagtgaaattaaaaattgaagCCAGGTAAGGATTTTTAGTTACATGTTCAAAACGCTGGCTTTTTACCATAATACAGTGGTGTCATGTTCTGCACAATAAAGTGATCTTAAGGACTTAATGAACATTAAGTCCTAAAGTAATTTGGCAAGTGTGGACTTCATTTCCAACAAGATATATTTTCTCAGAATGGGAAACTTACAAATTGCCAAATACTCAAGAAGATAAAATTTGATTTCTCCCATGTACCCATCACAACTATATTTGAATTGGGTTTTCTAAAAATTAAGTGTTTTCTTTGGCAAAAATGGGATTCTGTTACACAATAGGTTGATTTAGCTTTGGATTGAATATATAATGCCAGATTTGGGGGCAAGTAACAaaacatgacatttctgtcacACTTAAGATGTCAACACCAGGTAATGTTGAGGGTAGATGTAATTGCATGTTCATGTAGTGTTTAAATAGTTTTGAAAGCTAAGAAATAGCAATTTGCCCATACTATTAACAGGGTTTAAAAGTAATGGAGTTCTGTCAAATATTAACTGGCTATATCTGGAGGATATAAGACATGAATAGAAATGTGCAAAAAATACCAAGTTTTGATGGATTGCATTTTTTAGAGTTAGTCTCAGCTGTTTTGTGCCCTTATTTAATAAAGAATGCAGTTCAGTTTTTGAACTTGTAAGTTTTGCTTATCCAACTTAAATACAGAATTTACAGCAATCTTGTGACTTTGGATAGGTTCTTTGGAAGTTATTTAGCTCATTTCTGGCTGTTTGGTAATGCTGAGACACCCCCTTAGAATGGTGATTTTATGTGCATGGATGTGTGGAATTAGGTACTGCAAACAAAATACTTTTTGTGGCAGTATAATACACTTTACATATTAAACAAGGTTTTGTGGGTCTGCCTTCTATTTTTGAAGTTCTGACAGTGATCTAGTTAGTATTGATTTAAGCTAATTACAAGCACTGTGAATGACTACCCTGTGGCTTGTTGCCAGGAACACTGAAGGGAATGCTGTTTCATTACATGTTAGAAAAAACAACTTTGcatcaaaattttaagaaaattctaaATTCTATCCAAGTTAAGAACACTTGCTTTTATGTAAAATACAGATGACAATCCACCCTTAAATCTGAAGTTCTAAGTGTGAAAGGCTTAAAGAGTTCAACCTAGCGCCTCTAGTTTCTAGTATCATTTGGGTAATAGCAGTTGTCATAAGAATGTCCTGTAGTGTagtaagtaaaattttaatgGGAGACTATGTAGTTAACAAGGGGTTTTTCCTCCACACAGGGATTGAAGGGtgttttttgtgatgctgggggtTAAATTTGGGGTCTAGTTTGTGCTAgttagggaagcactctaccactcgagttgCTGCCCtagtccattttggagatggggtcccacaGACTTTGCCCACGCTGGCTTGAAACTCTGATCCTCCCGATCTGGGGCTTCCAAGTGGCTAAATTGCTGGTGCCCAGCTCTtactgttttttgggttttttttttcccccagtactgaggtttgaactcagggccttgtgcctggtaGGCacgtgctcaaccacttgagccatacctccagccccctaACTGATAATTTTAAACACAGTCTACATAAAGCAGTGAGTTTAGTACTTGAAGTTAGGTTTTAGGTACTAGAAGGTTCTACAGTAAGTTGTTTTGTTTGAACTGTGGGCAAAGTCTTTTGAAATACAACAATGCAGATGAAGGCTGTTTCATGTGCCCCAGCATTGTTTGGCCGTCTTTTATTGGCCAATCCCACATGCCTCAAATGGAACTGTCCCTGCGATTATTGTCACCAACCCATGTACAGTTTTGTCTAAAAGACGCACACTGTGCTCAAGACTTGAGATTATATTCTGAGTTAGAAAAAGTGTCTTCTCCAGGAATCATTACCACCACCACTAGAGGAAATTCCTCCACAGCCTAAGGAAAGTATTTGGTACATAGAAAATAATCCAATATTAATCCTAGAATTGTTGGTCCTTAAAGTTTTCCAGTCATCCGAATGAAATTCTTGCTGAGCTAGtttgattttttcatgtgttgccCAAAATGTCAATACAAGGCTAAAATAGTTGACAGCGTTTACCGAGAGCTAGAATATAGCTCCActctgcagatgaggaaacaagcCTGAGTGCTGAAGTGAGTTGCAGGTTATTCTAGGAATTGATGGGGAAGAGGCTAAGTCTGCTTCTTGCGTTTGTGGGCCTGGACACCATAAAGGTCTTGGGGGAATAGTTTACCATTAATGCATATGCTTAAACACCTTTTAAATGGCTCCTTTGGCTGACAAAGGGCAAAACAAATGACTTCCTTAGATGATGAAGAGTtggagccaggctctggtggctcacatcgGTAATCAGCTActctactcaggaggatcacggttttgaagcggggggggggggggggggcggcgggGGTAGACACGGGacagaccctattttgaaaaaactcattcctaaaaagggctggcagagtggctcaagatgtaggccctgaattcaaacctcagtactgcaaaaaacaaaccagCTGGAACTATGAATGGTTTGTTAGCACCCTCATTTTACTAGGTACGGTGTGTGACTGATACCACCCATAATTCCAGAGGCAGAAGCTGGCCTAGGCTACCTTCcctcctcagccccctcccccccccaaaaaaaagttggaagatgtacctcagtggtagactgcttgcctagtatgtgcaaagaccctgggtttgatccccagtgggGGAGGGGGCTTAGGAACATTTTCAAAGGATTTTGAGCCCATAATTTTGTATGCTTTACATGTCCATATGTGAACCAGTTTTCTCACCTACTCTTACCGAGTTATCCATTCCTGAGTAACATAATTCTTCAATCTACTAGAAAGTCTTTCTAGTGCAACTTTGAGATGCAGCATCCTGACCCTGTACACACTTCTTTGGCCCTAGAGCAAGACTATCTTAACGCACAAACCTCACAAATTAGTCTCCCTGCTCCTACCCCTTGTCCTGTAAATTCCTAGCACATGAGCCACAGCAACCTGCTTTGGTAGTGTTGCTTAGCCTGGCTAATGGGTCCCCACTTCATAAAGTCCTTCTGAAGACTTAGAAGGCTTTGTGCTGTGCCTGCCCCCTCCTATACTTCCCTaggtttattgtttttttcttggtgggtggtgacaggggtttgaactcaaggctttgtgcttacaaagcaggtgctttactgcttgagccacacctccagtccattttgctctgattattttggagatgggggtctttgggctggccttgaatttcgtgatcttcccaatctcagcctcccaaggagctaggattataggcgcgaCCCACTGCCACCTGGCTTTACTCTTACACCATCCCCTCCAGCTTTTTCTCAATCAGGCCATGCCTGTGGACTTGTGTGTCCAGTGTTGCAATGCTCTTTAGCCATGGATAGAATGGCTTGCTCTTCCTCACCTTTCAAATGTTGCAGCCTCAATGTGGCTTCATATTTACAACCCTATTTTAAGTTGCATACTTTCTACAGTTCTTCCCAATCCTTCTCTAACGTTTCCTGTATCTCTTCACTAGAATGTTAAGTCTAGGAGCATAAGAATACTGAGTTGTTCTTTGCGCTACAAATAATAACTAGTACATGGTTAGGCACACATTTGTTGATGTATTTTCATGTCAGTGTGTTACACATTTCCTTGCTTGAGACGTACCTGCTGTTGAAACTTATCTATACTTTCTCTGTAACAACACTAGTACCACATACTTGGTATaagatgcttttaaaattttcaaaaccattctgaaaatataaaatacacaaatgtGTTAAAATGGATGATTGTCCCATGGAAAATACTGTTgtgaaaaaatgcaaatgaatcaCAAAAATCTTAATATTCCTTTATTAGTGCCAGctcattgtgttttgttttttttgccagagctaaacaatataaaaaaatgccatttttttgttCATATAGTATTTATAAAAAACTATAGTGGTTAGTTTTGCGACAATTTGCTTTTAGCCAGATGTCCTGTCATCTTATAAATCTGACTGTaacaaatgagataaaaacaGTATAAATAAGTTTTGTAGTATTTACACTTACACACCCAGATGGTGTCCTAAGAAATTAACTTCATAGTTAAAATGAAACTACTGATTCAACATACTgatattttaatgcttttttaaagtttcattttattttctacactAGTTTTGCCTATAATTTTGCATAGAATTACTTGTAAAGAACATTTCTGCATTTCACATCACAGTAGGAGGTTGTAGAAcagtacaaaaaaacaaaacaaaaagcccactAGCCCAGAAAAGGCCAAATCTCTCAAATCTACTTTTTCTTACTATCTGGCTTCTTACTTTTGGGAACAAGGAATACATTGCCATCTCTGGTTTGCTGCAGGGAGTATTCACTTGGAGAGTACGGTTTTCCATCTTCATCTCGTAGCATGCTGAAGACTTCAAGATACAAGGTGCTGAGTTGTTTCTTCAGTAAATGGAGGCTTttgtcattttctcctttttctttgagtaatttttctttttcatcttttaagtGACCTAAATCTTGCTCCAGTTCTactatattttccagttttctttttctgcaattCTGAGCAGCCACTTTATTCTTACCCCTCCTTCGTATATCTCGAATTAATGCAAGTTGAGCTTCATTAAATTGCTCCTTAGACATCATTTCATTGAAGTCGTCAACAGGGAGGTTAATGATTTGTTCAACAGGGAATGGGATATGGAGAGCTTTTGCCCTGAGCTCATCTCTTGTGAGATGAGCCTCCAAACGGCTTGAATGTTTATCTTTTGTGAATGGGGCTTTTCGATGACTAGGATTTATAGGCAGTTCTTTCTTTGGTGTGTTTTCACACTGGGCATCATGTACAGGAACACTGTACCTTTGAGTTGGTGACAGATGTTGCACTGTATCTCCAGAGGAAAGTACTGGCTGTGTTTTGGGACCATTCTGTTTGACACTTCCAGGGGCGCTATCTAACTCTTCCATTTCAGAGTCACTGAAACCAGGTGGTGGATCTCCATAGATGGAAGACTCCACTGAGTGTTCTGGGGATGGCATGCTGGGACTTGTGTTCAATGAAATGCCAGAATCAGAATCATTGGATTCTGCTGTGTTTTCAGGGTGCTTTGGGTTGAAAGCTTTGCATAGTGATAGATCAGAGCCATCAGCGGGCCCAGAAAGAAGTTCAGAGAGTGACTGGCTTATAGTAGCAGAGGAGGGCATGCTGTTGCTGATACTGGGTTCTGCTATGAAAGCGGAATAAAATTCATCACCAAAACCTGTGTTTAATGTGGCATTTGAATTTAATGAGTTCACTGTCAACTGATTGGGATCTTCTGTGGAGAGGATGCTGCTGAAAGAATCctcaaaagcatgaagaaaatgtGGACTGCAGTTCCCCACTTCTTTTTCCAGGGAGGGGATGGATGAGTAGAAATGGTAATTATTGCCAATTTCTGTCAGTTTGGTTTCTGGGCTTGGAACTGTGGGAGCAGTCTCAACCAGCTTGTCATTTTCAATATTAAGACACTgtagaaaagaagtttatactaaTCAATCAaggtcaaattatttttaatagctgATAATCCATATATCTTGGTAAATTTGTCTCCAAAGTGTTCTATAATccagaaataattttcattttcagtagatGGGTAAACTTAAGCATACATACTATTTTCAGAGTTCCTAGATCATGGACTTCAAGTTTAGAATGGATCCGTCCATCTAACAAAAGTGCATGTCAAGTGAGCCTGGGCAGCTCTCATGACTAATTTAAAAGCACCTTCAATCCTTCTTGTAAGTGGCATATAAATAAGTAATCACAATGACTAATTTAAAGACACTGAATATTAAATAGCATCTTCAGTACTGAATTAGACCTTAATTACCTGTAATTCTGGAATAGAAAGTAGCTCCTCCCAAACTTGCTCAATGTCCTGCTGCATGTTGTTTAAATCGGCCATGGCTCCCTCAAGAGAAGTTTCAAGTGACTGAGCCTGATTAGGAGCAGTAAAGACTGGGCTTTCCATGTGGCTGGGAATATCTGGAACAAGTGACTGAAACGTAGCTGAAGAAACCTAAAATTGTCAAGGCATCATCTACATGAGTAAGCTCAAAGGCGCTATTATAACACATTAAAGTAGAATTGGCtgcacttctttatttttttcttactcaaCACTTATGACCCCCTATTtctacataatgaaatattttttccccTACCCAACTGACTCCAGATTTACAATTTATTGGCTTTTTTTATCCCATGTGTTTGAAGTTAAACTtcagcctggtgccagtggctcatgcctataatcctagctactctagaggcagagatcagaaggaacacagtttgaagccagccccaggcaaatagttcataaggccctatcttgaaaatacctaatacaaaacagggttggtggagtggctgaagttgtagagcacctgcctggtaaccatgaggccctgagttcaaactccaatactgccacaaaaaaaaaaaaaaaaaaaacttaaacttGAAAATGGGTCAGAACAATCTTTAGTTcttaatttatatgtataaaattaaatattgtttGAAGTACTATACATTGTATTTAGATGTAAATTAAGTATAGTACTTCAAACAATAGATTTGAATTGTTGACtgatgtctttattaatcagcTTTTTCTTTACCAAAAATTTGTATATACCTATAACAAATGAGTTTCTTGGTATGGTTATACAGATCCATGTTTTTGGccataaaggaggaaaggtttgtaGTTGTGTATTATGTAAGggtcatttttgtgtgtgtatggatgGCATTTGAGCTCTGCTtacatgcttgctagacaggagctctaccacttgagccactctgccagcccaaaggtcttttggtttttgttttttggggtttgtttgtttgtttgtttgtttttggagcactggggtttgaactcagggcctcacattttttggttgtttttaaataaacattatatAGATAGATCTATCTTCCTACTAAGGTTTCCTtgataaaaattttacttttaaatttttcttttattcattcttttaaatggagACTGTTTAGAGAGACTAATATAGGATATGTTCAGTGCATCTATGGAGTTTGCTGTTAACCAAATTATTTTATACCTCATCATCATCTACAAATGGGAATGTCTCTGCCAAAAGCTGCATGCAGTCATCGAAGTACAAAGCATCTGGTTTGGGAATGTGGGCAACCTGGATTAAAAGGGAaaggcataaagaagaaaaattgttaaCACTTTAATTGGCCA
Coding sequences within:
- the Nfe2l2 gene encoding nuclear factor erythroid 2-related factor 2 isoform X5, translating into MDLIDILWKQDIDLGVSREVFDFSQRQKEYELEKQKKLEKERQEQIKKEQEKAFFAQLQLDEETGEFLPIQPAQHTQSETSGSTNYSQVAHIPKPDALYFDDCMQLLAETFPFVDDDEVSSATFQSLVPDIPSHMESPVFTAPNQAQSLETSLEGAMADLNNMQQDIEQVWEELLSIPELQCLNIENDKLVETAPTVPSPETKLTEIGNNYHFYSSIPSLEKEVGNCSPHFLHAFEDSFSSILSTEDPNQLTVNSLNSNATLNTGFGDEFYSAFIAEPSISNSMPSSATISQSLSELLSGPADGSDLSLCKAFNPKHPENTAESNDSDSGISLNTSPSMPSPEHSVESSIYGDPPPGFSDSEMEELDSAPGSVKQNGPKTQPVLSSGDTVQHLSPTQRYSVPVHDAQCENTPKKELPINPSHRKAPFTKDKHSSRLEAHLTRDELRAKALHIPFPVEQIINLPVDDFNEMMSKEQFNEAQLALIRDIRRRGKNKVAAQNCRKRKLENIVELEQDLGHLKDEKEKLLKEKGENDKSLHLLKKQLSTLYLEVFSMLRDEDGKPYSPSEYSLQQTRDGNVFLVPKSKKPDSKKK
- the Nfe2l2 gene encoding nuclear factor erythroid 2-related factor 2 isoform X4; this translates as MMDLELPPPGLQSQQDMDLIDILWKQDIDLGVSREVFDFSQRQKEYELEKQKKLEKERQEQIKKEQEKAFFAQLQLDEETGEFLPIQPAQHTQSETSGSTNYSQVAHIPKPDALYFDDCMQLLAETFPFVDDDEVSSATFQSLVPDIPSHMESPVFTAPNQAQSLETSLEGAMADLNNMQQDIEQVWEELLSIPELQCLNIENDKLVETAPTVPSPETKLTEIGNNYHFYSSIPSLEKEVGNCSPHFLHAFEDSFSSILSTEDPNQLTVNSLNSNATLNTGFGDEFYSAFIAEPSISNSMPSSATISQSLSELLSGPADGSDLSLCKAFNPKHPENTAESNDSDSGISLNTSPSMPSPEHSVESSIYGDPPPGFSDSEMEELDSAPGSVKQNGPKTQPVLSSGDTVQHLSPTQRYSVPVHDAQCENTPKKELPINPSHRKAPFTKDKHSSRLEAHLTRDELRAKALHIPFPVEQIINLPVDDFNEMMSKEQFNEAQLALIRDIRRRGKNKVAAQNCRKRKLENIVELEQDLGHLKDEKEKLLKEKGENDKSLHLLKKQLSTLYLEVFSMLRDEDGKPYSPSEYSLQQTRDGNVFLVPKSKKPDSKKK
- the Nfe2l2 gene encoding nuclear factor erythroid 2-related factor 2 isoform X1: MCKAGYSVLCYDGCAASTEGTNQRELDWSMAGHRLDMDLIDILWKQDIDLGVSREVFDFSQRQKEYELEKQKKLEKERQEQIKKEQEKAFFAQLQLDEETGEFLPIQPAQHTQSETSGSTNYSQVAHIPKPDALYFDDCMQLLAETFPFVDDDEVSSATFQSLVPDIPSHMESPVFTAPNQAQSLETSLEGAMADLNNMQQDIEQVWEELLSIPELQCLNIENDKLVETAPTVPSPETKLTEIGNNYHFYSSIPSLEKEVGNCSPHFLHAFEDSFSSILSTEDPNQLTVNSLNSNATLNTGFGDEFYSAFIAEPSISNSMPSSATISQSLSELLSGPADGSDLSLCKAFNPKHPENTAESNDSDSGISLNTSPSMPSPEHSVESSIYGDPPPGFSDSEMEELDSAPGSVKQNGPKTQPVLSSGDTVQHLSPTQRYSVPVHDAQCENTPKKELPINPSHRKAPFTKDKHSSRLEAHLTRDELRAKALHIPFPVEQIINLPVDDFNEMMSKEQFNEAQLALIRDIRRRGKNKVAAQNCRKRKLENIVELEQDLGHLKDEKEKLLKEKGENDKSLHLLKKQLSTLYLEVFSMLRDEDGKPYSPSEYSLQQTRDGNVFLVPKSKKPDSKKK
- the Nfe2l2 gene encoding nuclear factor erythroid 2-related factor 2 isoform X3; this translates as MDLIDILWKQDIDLGVSREVFDFSQRQKEYELEKQKKLEKERQEQIKKEQEKAFFAQLQLDEETGEFLPIQPAQHTQSETSGSTNYSQVSSATFQSLVPDIPSHMESPVFTAPNQAQSLETSLEGAMADLNNMQQDIEQVWEELLSIPELQCLNIENDKLVETAPTVPSPETKLTEIGNNYHFYSSIPSLEKEVGNCSPHFLHAFEDSFSSILSTEDPNQLTVNSLNSNATLNTGFGDEFYSAFIAEPSISNSMPSSATISQSLSELLSGPADGSDLSLCKAFNPKHPENTAESNDSDSGISLNTSPSMPSPEHSVESSIYGDPPPGFSDSEMEELDSAPGSVKQNGPKTQPVLSSGDTVQHLSPTQRYSVPVHDAQCENTPKKELPINPSHRKAPFTKDKHSSRLEAHLTRDELRAKALHIPFPVEQIINLPVDDFNEMMSKEQFNEAQLALIRDIRRRGKNKVAAQNCRKRKLENIVELEQDLGHLKDEKEKLLKEKGENDKSLHLLKKQLSTLYLEVFSMLRDEDGKPYSPSEYSLQQTRDGNVFLVPKSKKPDSKKK
- the Nfe2l2 gene encoding nuclear factor erythroid 2-related factor 2 isoform X2, yielding MNFYFQEETYHPLSILRRKEGLEDMDLIDILWKQDIDLGVSREVFDFSQRQKEYELEKQKKLEKERQEQIKKEQEKAFFAQLQLDEETGEFLPIQPAQHTQSETSGSTNYSQVAHIPKPDALYFDDCMQLLAETFPFVDDDEVSSATFQSLVPDIPSHMESPVFTAPNQAQSLETSLEGAMADLNNMQQDIEQVWEELLSIPELQCLNIENDKLVETAPTVPSPETKLTEIGNNYHFYSSIPSLEKEVGNCSPHFLHAFEDSFSSILSTEDPNQLTVNSLNSNATLNTGFGDEFYSAFIAEPSISNSMPSSATISQSLSELLSGPADGSDLSLCKAFNPKHPENTAESNDSDSGISLNTSPSMPSPEHSVESSIYGDPPPGFSDSEMEELDSAPGSVKQNGPKTQPVLSSGDTVQHLSPTQRYSVPVHDAQCENTPKKELPINPSHRKAPFTKDKHSSRLEAHLTRDELRAKALHIPFPVEQIINLPVDDFNEMMSKEQFNEAQLALIRDIRRRGKNKVAAQNCRKRKLENIVELEQDLGHLKDEKEKLLKEKGENDKSLHLLKKQLSTLYLEVFSMLRDEDGKPYSPSEYSLQQTRDGNVFLVPKSKKPDSKKK